Proteins found in one Pempheris klunzingeri isolate RE-2024b chromosome 6, fPemKlu1.hap1, whole genome shotgun sequence genomic segment:
- the ube3a gene encoding ubiquitin-protein ligase E3A isoform X2, producing the protein MGDAGICPTKEEFSDVHFLTENNVCTILHFCEEEGDYSTLIRAIGRIFSNAEALMKSFRKDECNAAGNPDSFDPTDVNKHEKQSEQTSETMGASSVAALPDEGVHEMFDPSEVTVDIDAVRRVYDRLLAIDQVEAALVNALIYLTPNMELDLEYLDVYETNPDYLNIFIIVMENSNLHSPEYLEVALPQFCKAMSKLPVTALARLSKLWSAYGLSHTRRIMETFQQLITFTVVSNEYDGENLVNDDETVVAATQCLKVVFYASIQGGDVDVEHNEEDEEESESDELSLHELLGEERLYKKGPRVDPLEKEVGVRSIDSRRPLIPFEDFINESLNEVVEMDKDFTFFKVNAETKFSFQSCPFILNVITKNQGLYYDNRIRMYSERRLTALYSMVQGQQPNPYLKLKVRRDHIIDDALVRLEMISMENPSDLKKQLFVEFEGEQGVDEGGVSKEFFQLVLEEIFNPDIGMFTYDDDTKLFWFNSSSLENEAQYTLVGLVLGLAIYNNCILDVHFPMVVYRKLMGKKGTYLDLSDSHPVLYQSLKELLEYTGDVENDMVLTFQISHKDLFGNPVLYDLKEQGDQAPVTKENRQEFVDLYAEYILNKSVERQFKAFKKGFLMVTNESPLKYLFRPEEVELLICGSRKLDFEALEKATEYDGGYSKDTQVIKDFWETIHSFGEEQKRLFLQFTTGTDRAPVGGLGKLKMIIAKNGSDTDRLPTSHTCFNALLLPEYSSKEKLRERLLKAITYAKGFGML; encoded by the exons ATGGGCGATGCGGGCATCTGTCCCACCAAGGAGGAGTTCTCAG ATGTTCATTTCCTCACTGAGAACAACGTATGTACGATCCTGCATTTCTGTGAGGAGGAAGGCGACTACTCCACTCTCATTCGCGCCATCGGCAGGATTTTCTCCAACGCGGAAGCCTTGATGAAGAGCTTCAGGAAGGATGAATGCAACGCCGCTGGAAACCCTGACTCTTTTGACCCAACAGATGTGAATAAGCATGAGAAGCAGAGTGAGCAAACATCCGAGACGATGGGTGCTTCCTCAGTAGCTGCTCTACCAGACGAGGGTGTTCACGAAATGTTCGACCCTTCTGAGGTCACGGTGGACATTGACGCCGTGAGGAGAGTCTATGACAGACTTCTAGCCATCGACCAGGTGGAGGCAGCTCTTGTAAATGCACTCATTTACCTCACTCCAAACATGGAACTTGACCTGGAATACCTTGACGTGTACGAAACAAACCCAGATTACCTGAACATCTTCATCATTGTGATGGAGAACAGTAACCTCCACAGCCCAGAGTACCTGGAGGTGGCACTGCCGCAGTTCTGCAAAGCGATGAGCAAACTGCCGGTGACTGCGCTTGCCAGGCTGTCAAAGCTCTGGTCCGCGTACGGCCTCTCACACACCCGTCGTATAATGGAGACCTTCCAGCAGCTCATCACGTTCACAGTCGTCAGCAATGAGTACGATGGCGAAAATCTGGTAAATGATGACGAGACCGTGGTGGCCGCGACCCAATGTTTAAAAGTCGTCTTCTATGCAAGTATCCAAGGTGGTGATGTGGATGTGGAGCACaacgaggaggacgaggaggagtcCGAGTCCGATGAGCTCTCCCTGCATGAGCTGTTAGGTGAGGAGCGTCTCTATAAGAAGGGTCCTCGTGTCGATCCTTTGGAGAAAGAAGTGGGTGTCAGATCCATAGACAGCAGGAGACCCCTCATCCCCTTTGAGGACTTTATTAACGAGTCACTTAACGAAGTAGTGGAGATGGATAAGGATTTCACCTTCTTCAAGGTCAACGCCGAAACCAAGTTTTCTTTCCAGAGCTGCCCCTTCATCCTCAATGTCATTACCAAGAACCAAGGACTGTACTACGACAACAGGATCAGGATGTACAGCGAGCGACGCCTCACGGCCCTCTACAGCATGGTGCAGGGCCAGCAGCCAAACCCCTATCTCAAGCTCAAAGTGCGCAGAGATCACATCATCGACGACGCCCTCGTCAGA CTGGAGATGATCTCCATGGAGAATCCATCCGACCTGAAGAAGCAGCTGTTTGTTGAGTTTGAGGGCGAGCAAGGTGTCGACGAGGGAGGGGTTTCAAAGGAGTTCTTTCAGTTGGTCCTGGAGGAAATTTTCAATCCCGACATAG GAATGTTCACCTACGATGACGACACAAAACTGTTTTGGTTTAATTCATCCTCACTGGAGAACGAAGCGCAGTACACTCTTGTGGGACTCGTCCTGGGGCTCGCCATCTACAACAACTGCATCCTGGACGTACATTTCCCCATGGTTGTCTACAGGAAACTCATGGGCAAGAAAGGGACCTACTTGGACCTGTCAGACTCACATCCA GTTCTCTACCAGAGTCTCAAAGAGCTGCTTGAATATACCGGTGATGTAGAGAACGACATGGTGCTCACCTTCCAGATATCACACAAAGACCTTTTTGGGAACCCAGTGTTATATGACTTAAAGGAGCAGGGAGACCAGGCCCCTGTTACCAAGGAGAACAGACAG GAGTTTGTGGACCTGTATGCCGAGTACATACTCAACAAGAGTGTGGAGAGACAATTCAAAGCTTTCAAAAAAGGTTTCCTCATGGTCACAAATGAGTCCCCACTGAAGTATTTGTTTAGACCTGAGGAAGTCGAGCTGCTTATCTGTGGAAGCAGG AAACTTGACTTTGAAGCTCTGGAAAAGGCCACAGAGTACGATGGAGGTTATAGCAAAGACACTCAAGTTATCAA AGATTTCTGGGAGACGATTCACTCGTttggagaggagcagaagaggTTGTTTCTGCAGTTTACCACCGGCACAGACAGAGCACCGGTCGGTGGGCTtggcaaattaaaaatgatcatcGCCAAGAACGGCTCtgacacagacag GCTTCCAACATCTCACACCTGCTTTAACGCTCTGCTGCTCCCAGAATACTCCTCCAAGGAAAAACTGAGGGAGAGACTCCTCAAGGCCATCACTTATGCCAAAGGATTTGGGATGCTGTGA
- the ube3a gene encoding ubiquitin-protein ligase E3A isoform X1: protein MNRAAAKHLIERYFRQLTEGCGNGDCTNEFCASCCNFQPLDNNSAAAKALELFKINAKLCTRHSDPSANEHTLDSRMGDAGICPTKEEFSDVHFLTENNVCTILHFCEEEGDYSTLIRAIGRIFSNAEALMKSFRKDECNAAGNPDSFDPTDVNKHEKQSEQTSETMGASSVAALPDEGVHEMFDPSEVTVDIDAVRRVYDRLLAIDQVEAALVNALIYLTPNMELDLEYLDVYETNPDYLNIFIIVMENSNLHSPEYLEVALPQFCKAMSKLPVTALARLSKLWSAYGLSHTRRIMETFQQLITFTVVSNEYDGENLVNDDETVVAATQCLKVVFYASIQGGDVDVEHNEEDEEESESDELSLHELLGEERLYKKGPRVDPLEKEVGVRSIDSRRPLIPFEDFINESLNEVVEMDKDFTFFKVNAETKFSFQSCPFILNVITKNQGLYYDNRIRMYSERRLTALYSMVQGQQPNPYLKLKVRRDHIIDDALVRLEMISMENPSDLKKQLFVEFEGEQGVDEGGVSKEFFQLVLEEIFNPDIGMFTYDDDTKLFWFNSSSLENEAQYTLVGLVLGLAIYNNCILDVHFPMVVYRKLMGKKGTYLDLSDSHPVLYQSLKELLEYTGDVENDMVLTFQISHKDLFGNPVLYDLKEQGDQAPVTKENRQEFVDLYAEYILNKSVERQFKAFKKGFLMVTNESPLKYLFRPEEVELLICGSRKLDFEALEKATEYDGGYSKDTQVIKDFWETIHSFGEEQKRLFLQFTTGTDRAPVGGLGKLKMIIAKNGSDTDRLPTSHTCFNALLLPEYSSKEKLRERLLKAITYAKGFGML from the exons AT GAACAGGGCGGCTGCAAAGCATCTAATTGAGCGCTACTTTCGGCAGTTAACTGAAGGCTGTGGAAATGGCGACTGCACGAATGAGTTTTGCGCCTCATGCTGTAATTTTCAACCTTTGGATAACAATTCAGCAGCTGCCAAAGCGCTTGAGCTGTTTAAGATTAATGCCAAACTGTGCACCCGACATTCAGACCCCAGTGCCAACGAACACACTCTGGACAGTAGGATGGGCGATGCGGGCATCTGTCCCACCAAGGAGGAGTTCTCAG ATGTTCATTTCCTCACTGAGAACAACGTATGTACGATCCTGCATTTCTGTGAGGAGGAAGGCGACTACTCCACTCTCATTCGCGCCATCGGCAGGATTTTCTCCAACGCGGAAGCCTTGATGAAGAGCTTCAGGAAGGATGAATGCAACGCCGCTGGAAACCCTGACTCTTTTGACCCAACAGATGTGAATAAGCATGAGAAGCAGAGTGAGCAAACATCCGAGACGATGGGTGCTTCCTCAGTAGCTGCTCTACCAGACGAGGGTGTTCACGAAATGTTCGACCCTTCTGAGGTCACGGTGGACATTGACGCCGTGAGGAGAGTCTATGACAGACTTCTAGCCATCGACCAGGTGGAGGCAGCTCTTGTAAATGCACTCATTTACCTCACTCCAAACATGGAACTTGACCTGGAATACCTTGACGTGTACGAAACAAACCCAGATTACCTGAACATCTTCATCATTGTGATGGAGAACAGTAACCTCCACAGCCCAGAGTACCTGGAGGTGGCACTGCCGCAGTTCTGCAAAGCGATGAGCAAACTGCCGGTGACTGCGCTTGCCAGGCTGTCAAAGCTCTGGTCCGCGTACGGCCTCTCACACACCCGTCGTATAATGGAGACCTTCCAGCAGCTCATCACGTTCACAGTCGTCAGCAATGAGTACGATGGCGAAAATCTGGTAAATGATGACGAGACCGTGGTGGCCGCGACCCAATGTTTAAAAGTCGTCTTCTATGCAAGTATCCAAGGTGGTGATGTGGATGTGGAGCACaacgaggaggacgaggaggagtcCGAGTCCGATGAGCTCTCCCTGCATGAGCTGTTAGGTGAGGAGCGTCTCTATAAGAAGGGTCCTCGTGTCGATCCTTTGGAGAAAGAAGTGGGTGTCAGATCCATAGACAGCAGGAGACCCCTCATCCCCTTTGAGGACTTTATTAACGAGTCACTTAACGAAGTAGTGGAGATGGATAAGGATTTCACCTTCTTCAAGGTCAACGCCGAAACCAAGTTTTCTTTCCAGAGCTGCCCCTTCATCCTCAATGTCATTACCAAGAACCAAGGACTGTACTACGACAACAGGATCAGGATGTACAGCGAGCGACGCCTCACGGCCCTCTACAGCATGGTGCAGGGCCAGCAGCCAAACCCCTATCTCAAGCTCAAAGTGCGCAGAGATCACATCATCGACGACGCCCTCGTCAGA CTGGAGATGATCTCCATGGAGAATCCATCCGACCTGAAGAAGCAGCTGTTTGTTGAGTTTGAGGGCGAGCAAGGTGTCGACGAGGGAGGGGTTTCAAAGGAGTTCTTTCAGTTGGTCCTGGAGGAAATTTTCAATCCCGACATAG GAATGTTCACCTACGATGACGACACAAAACTGTTTTGGTTTAATTCATCCTCACTGGAGAACGAAGCGCAGTACACTCTTGTGGGACTCGTCCTGGGGCTCGCCATCTACAACAACTGCATCCTGGACGTACATTTCCCCATGGTTGTCTACAGGAAACTCATGGGCAAGAAAGGGACCTACTTGGACCTGTCAGACTCACATCCA GTTCTCTACCAGAGTCTCAAAGAGCTGCTTGAATATACCGGTGATGTAGAGAACGACATGGTGCTCACCTTCCAGATATCACACAAAGACCTTTTTGGGAACCCAGTGTTATATGACTTAAAGGAGCAGGGAGACCAGGCCCCTGTTACCAAGGAGAACAGACAG GAGTTTGTGGACCTGTATGCCGAGTACATACTCAACAAGAGTGTGGAGAGACAATTCAAAGCTTTCAAAAAAGGTTTCCTCATGGTCACAAATGAGTCCCCACTGAAGTATTTGTTTAGACCTGAGGAAGTCGAGCTGCTTATCTGTGGAAGCAGG AAACTTGACTTTGAAGCTCTGGAAAAGGCCACAGAGTACGATGGAGGTTATAGCAAAGACACTCAAGTTATCAA AGATTTCTGGGAGACGATTCACTCGTttggagaggagcagaagaggTTGTTTCTGCAGTTTACCACCGGCACAGACAGAGCACCGGTCGGTGGGCTtggcaaattaaaaatgatcatcGCCAAGAACGGCTCtgacacagacag GCTTCCAACATCTCACACCTGCTTTAACGCTCTGCTGCTCCCAGAATACTCCTCCAAGGAAAAACTGAGGGAGAGACTCCTCAAGGCCATCACTTATGCCAAAGGATTTGGGATGCTGTGA
- the ube3a gene encoding ubiquitin-protein ligase E3A isoform X3, with the protein MNRAAAKHLIERYFRQLTEGCGNGDCTNEFCASCCNFQPLDNNSAAAKALELFKINAKLCTRHSDPSANEHTLDSRMGDAGICPTKEEFSDVHFLTENNVCTILHFCEEEGDYSTLIRAIGRIFSNAEALMKSFRKDECNAAGNPDSFDPTDVNKHEKQSEQTSETMGASSVAALPDEGVHEMFDPSEVTVDIDAVRRVYDRLLAIDQVEAALVNALIYLTPNMELDLEYLDVYETNPDYLNIFIIVMENSNLHSPEYLEVALPQFCKAMSKLPVTALARLSKLWSAYGLSHTRRIMETFQQLITFTVVSNEYDGENLVNDDETVVAATQCLKVVFYASIQGGDVDVEHNEEDEEESESDELSLHELLGEERLYKKGPRVDPLEKEVGVRSIDSRRPLIPFEDFINESLNEVVEMDKDFTFFKVNAETKFSFQSCPFILNVITKNQGLYYDNRIRMYSERRLTALYSMVQGQQPNPYLKLKVRRDHIIDDALVRLEMISMENPSDLKKQLFVEFEGEQGVDEGGVSKEFFQLVLEEIFNPDIGMFTYDDDTKLFWFNSSSLENEAQYTLVGLVLGLAIYNNCILDVHFPMVVYRKLMGKKGTYLDLSDSHPVQFSTRVSKSCLNIPVM; encoded by the exons AT GAACAGGGCGGCTGCAAAGCATCTAATTGAGCGCTACTTTCGGCAGTTAACTGAAGGCTGTGGAAATGGCGACTGCACGAATGAGTTTTGCGCCTCATGCTGTAATTTTCAACCTTTGGATAACAATTCAGCAGCTGCCAAAGCGCTTGAGCTGTTTAAGATTAATGCCAAACTGTGCACCCGACATTCAGACCCCAGTGCCAACGAACACACTCTGGACAGTAGGATGGGCGATGCGGGCATCTGTCCCACCAAGGAGGAGTTCTCAG ATGTTCATTTCCTCACTGAGAACAACGTATGTACGATCCTGCATTTCTGTGAGGAGGAAGGCGACTACTCCACTCTCATTCGCGCCATCGGCAGGATTTTCTCCAACGCGGAAGCCTTGATGAAGAGCTTCAGGAAGGATGAATGCAACGCCGCTGGAAACCCTGACTCTTTTGACCCAACAGATGTGAATAAGCATGAGAAGCAGAGTGAGCAAACATCCGAGACGATGGGTGCTTCCTCAGTAGCTGCTCTACCAGACGAGGGTGTTCACGAAATGTTCGACCCTTCTGAGGTCACGGTGGACATTGACGCCGTGAGGAGAGTCTATGACAGACTTCTAGCCATCGACCAGGTGGAGGCAGCTCTTGTAAATGCACTCATTTACCTCACTCCAAACATGGAACTTGACCTGGAATACCTTGACGTGTACGAAACAAACCCAGATTACCTGAACATCTTCATCATTGTGATGGAGAACAGTAACCTCCACAGCCCAGAGTACCTGGAGGTGGCACTGCCGCAGTTCTGCAAAGCGATGAGCAAACTGCCGGTGACTGCGCTTGCCAGGCTGTCAAAGCTCTGGTCCGCGTACGGCCTCTCACACACCCGTCGTATAATGGAGACCTTCCAGCAGCTCATCACGTTCACAGTCGTCAGCAATGAGTACGATGGCGAAAATCTGGTAAATGATGACGAGACCGTGGTGGCCGCGACCCAATGTTTAAAAGTCGTCTTCTATGCAAGTATCCAAGGTGGTGATGTGGATGTGGAGCACaacgaggaggacgaggaggagtcCGAGTCCGATGAGCTCTCCCTGCATGAGCTGTTAGGTGAGGAGCGTCTCTATAAGAAGGGTCCTCGTGTCGATCCTTTGGAGAAAGAAGTGGGTGTCAGATCCATAGACAGCAGGAGACCCCTCATCCCCTTTGAGGACTTTATTAACGAGTCACTTAACGAAGTAGTGGAGATGGATAAGGATTTCACCTTCTTCAAGGTCAACGCCGAAACCAAGTTTTCTTTCCAGAGCTGCCCCTTCATCCTCAATGTCATTACCAAGAACCAAGGACTGTACTACGACAACAGGATCAGGATGTACAGCGAGCGACGCCTCACGGCCCTCTACAGCATGGTGCAGGGCCAGCAGCCAAACCCCTATCTCAAGCTCAAAGTGCGCAGAGATCACATCATCGACGACGCCCTCGTCAGA CTGGAGATGATCTCCATGGAGAATCCATCCGACCTGAAGAAGCAGCTGTTTGTTGAGTTTGAGGGCGAGCAAGGTGTCGACGAGGGAGGGGTTTCAAAGGAGTTCTTTCAGTTGGTCCTGGAGGAAATTTTCAATCCCGACATAG GAATGTTCACCTACGATGACGACACAAAACTGTTTTGGTTTAATTCATCCTCACTGGAGAACGAAGCGCAGTACACTCTTGTGGGACTCGTCCTGGGGCTCGCCATCTACAACAACTGCATCCTGGACGTACATTTCCCCATGGTTGTCTACAGGAAACTCATGGGCAAGAAAGGGACCTACTTGGACCTGTCAGACTCACATCCAGTACA GTTCTCTACCAGAGTCTCAAAGAGCTGCTTGAATATACCGGTGATGTAG